A window of the Eleutherodactylus coqui strain aEleCoq1 chromosome 8, aEleCoq1.hap1, whole genome shotgun sequence genome harbors these coding sequences:
- the INSIG2 gene encoding insulin-induced gene 2 protein, with the protein MGDRQDVRGPSHRMTLQLRGFLLFLIGVFLALVLNLLQVQRNVTLFPPDVLSSLLSSAWWVPLCCGTAAAAIGLLYPYIDRHLGEPHKFKREWSSVMRCVAVFVGINHASAKVDFANNMQLSLTLAALSIGLWWTFDRSRSGLGLGIGIAFFATLVSQLLVYHGVYQYTSPDFLYVRSWLPCIFFAGGITMGNIGRQLEMYERSSLTEKTHRD; encoded by the exons ATGGGTGACAGACAGGATGTCCGGGGCCCCAGTCACAGGATGACCCTGCAGCTGCGTGGCTTTCTCCTCTTCCTCATCGGCGTCTTCTTGGCGCTGGTCCTGAATCTGCTGCAGGTGCAGAGAAACGTGACGCTCTTCCCTCCGGACGTGCTGTCCAGCCTCCTCTCCTCCGCCTGGTGGGTGCCGCTGTGCTGTGGAACGGCTGCAG CTGCTATTGGCCTTTTGTATCCCTACATCGACCGACACTTGGGGGAACCGCACAAGTTCAAGAGAGAATGGTCCAGCGTCATGCGCTGCGTGGCCGTGTTCGTGGGTATAAACCACGCTAGCGCT AAGGTGGACTTCGCCAATAACATGCAGCTGTCTCTCACACTGGCTGCCTTGTCCATTGGGCTGTGGTGGACATTTGACCGGTCCCGGAGCGGCCTGGGCCTGGGGATCGGCATTGCCTTCTTTGCTACTTTGGTGTCTCAGCTGCTTGTGTATCATGGAGTGTACCA GTACACATCCCCGGACTTCCTATATGTGCGCTCATGGCTGCCCTGTATATTTTTTGCTGGTGGGATCACTATGGGGAACATTGGACGTCAGCTGGAGATG TACGAGAGGAGTTCACTGACAGAGAAGACTCACCGGGACTGA